A region of Dermochelys coriacea isolate rDerCor1 chromosome 1, rDerCor1.pri.v4, whole genome shotgun sequence DNA encodes the following proteins:
- the LOC119851624 gene encoding LOW QUALITY PROTEIN: interleukin-1 receptor-like 2 (The sequence of the model RefSeq protein was modified relative to this genomic sequence to represent the inferred CDS: inserted 2 bases in 2 codons; substituted 2 bases at 2 genomic stop codons), whose amino-acid sequence MKNIRTVIHLLYFHYRNLTSCNKIYFNVIVFKNTAGLCFNGDFLYVQEIPASSNEKIGCPHLDYFRDEKNTLPIHWYRECNLIDNDXFLNWNDDLIIISVNVNDSGNYICKMTYNYMGKEYNISRNIYVTVIETPLKKKTEILYPRNNTIEVELGSSVIVDCNISSFKDNSIGVSWRVNNTLVIFLFMGRVQEGNQEDSFPDGYLFSTVTLSITEVKQEDYGRQFVCHAGEVAAYIALRQSVQSFQGYLIGGLLAPVFVIVVAMLIYKYFKVDIVLXYRKSCRPFLSKEVSDGRIYDAYVLYPKSTVDCIYPPDNFVLTLFPEVLERQCGCNLFILGRDDLPGKAVINVVDETIKQSRRLIIVLVPESSXCSLLEDIFEQQLAVYNALVQDGIKVILIELDKIKNYTNMPESIKYIKQKHGAIRWKGDFTENSYSANTKFWXNVRYQMPSRCPTSSELHLLPATLNTFQPQKDEAYVT is encoded by the exons atgaaaaatattagaACTGTAATTCACCTGCTTTATTTTCATTACAGGAATTTAACAAGCTGcaacaaaatatatttcaatGTAATCGTTTTCAAAAATACTGctggtttgtgttttaatggggATTTTCTCTATGTTCAAGAGATACCAGCATCATCAAATGAAAAGATTGGGTGTCCTCATCTAGACTATTTCAGAGATGAGAAAAATACTTTACCCATTCACTGGTATAGG GAATGTAATCTGATTGACAATGATTGATTTCTAAATTGGAATGATGATCTCATAATAATTAGTGTGAATGTAAATGATTCAGGAAATTACATATGCAAAATGACATATAATTATATGGGAAAAGAATATAATATTTCACGAAACATTTATGTAACTGTTATAG agaCCCCACtgaagaagaaaactgaaattcTTTATCCAAGAAACAATACAATTGAAGTGGAACTTG GGTCCAGTGTTATCGTGGACTGTAACATATCAAGTTTTAAAGATAATTCAATTGGTGTATCCTGGAGAGTC aataatacTTTAGTCATTTTTTTGTTCATGGGGAGAGTCCAAGAGGGAAATCA AGAAGATTCTTTTCCCGATGGGTACTTATTCTCTACAGTGACACTCAGCATCACAGAAGTGAAGCAGGAGGATTATGGACGTCAGTTTGTGTGTCATGCCGGTGAAGTTGCAGCCTACATTGCATTAAGACAGTCAG TTCAAAGTTTTCAAGGATACTTGATTGGAGGACTCCTTGCACCAGTGTTTGTAATAGTTGTCGCCATGTTAATCTACAAGTATTTCAAGGTTGACATTGTGCTCTAGTATCGAAAATCATGTCGTCCTTTTCTGAGTAAAGA GGTTTCAGATGGGAGGATCTATGATGCATATGTATTGTATCCAAAAAGCACAGTAGATTGCATCTACCCACCAGATAACTTTGTGCTAACGCTGTTTCCTGAGGTCTTAGAGAGACAGTGTGGATGTAATCTGTTTATACTTGGAAGAGATGATTTACCAGGAAAag CTGTGATCAATGTTGTTGATGAAACCATTAAACAAAGCAGAAGGCTTATAATTGTATTAGTACCAGAATCAT AGTGCAGTTTATTAGAGGATATCTTCGAACAACAACTGGCTGTGTACAATGCTCTTGTCCAAGATGGAATTAAAGTTATTCTGATTGAGCTAGATAAAATAAAGAACTATACGAACATGCCAGAATCAATCAAATATATTAAGCAAAAGCATGGGGCCATCAGATGGAAAGGGGACTTCACAGAGAACTCTTATTCAGCAAATACAAAATTTT AAAATGTCAGGTACCAAATGCCATCCAGATGTCCAACTTCTTCAGAACTACACTTGCTGCCAGCAACCTTGAACACCTTTCAACCACAGAAAGATGAGGCATATGTCACTTAA